The following DNA comes from Apus apus isolate bApuApu2 chromosome 24, bApuApu2.pri.cur, whole genome shotgun sequence.
AATGTAAAAATGCAATTACgcattcaaaaaaaaaaggcaaactgcAAACTGTACATTTTTGAAGTatcaaaaaaaaagtaaatctcaaataaatgaaaaaacaagGTAATAAAAAGTGTGAATAATAACATACCGAAAAGAATAAAGAGGCATTGGGGTGTAACTCTCTTTAGAGAACAGCAGAGCAAGGCAGCGGAGGGACAGGGAAGAGGTAAGGAATCGAAGGGGAGAGCGAGGTTGCACAAATCGTCCACAACGAGGAAGGGCAGAGTCCCCGCAGGAAATGGCGAAATTGGTTGATGGATGATGAAGTTTTCAAGATGGTTAAtattgaagggcaggttggttTCCGAAGAgcagggtttggtttggtttttttttttttggtttgtggtttttttttgtttgtttgtttgtttggaaggggaatgtttttattttttttgtttcaagcaACAACAGGAAGCAGAAGTACCGTGCAGTCAGTTGGCAAAGAAATTCCGGatcaggggaagaaaaaaaattcagggatggggagaaaagaaaaaagtagcaaaaaaCACAGGTCAGTAAATACATAAGGAATATGTAGTGTTCCATCAGTCAGATTTATAGAATTCTACATACAATAACTTGTTTACAGAAATAGTTAATAGGTTTTACCTAGTGGAACACAATGAtaaagaaaaggcatttttactTAAGATATACAAAGAAGTAAGAGACAGTATCACAACAGAGTGACTGCTACAGGCTTTAACTCTGATTTCAATTGCAATAGAATTCCCTAAAATttgactaaaaatattttctctgattACAAAAATTTCTTAGAAGAAATGACTTTGACCTAATCCACAAACACCTGTATTTGCTGCTAAAGGATCAGTGACTAGAGGGAGCAACCCATGCTGCAATACTCAGCTGTCCCAAACCAAGGGAAGTCCAATTTAGGCACCAATCACTGCCTTGGGAGCAAAATACTATCCAGAGGAGCAACTGCaccactgcaaaaaaaccccaagttgTGCTAGAAGGGCTATGAAGGGACTTGGTCCTTCACTCGTAACAGAGGGTCagttctcttccctccctgtggCTTGACTCCAGAGAGACCCCCAGATTGCCACTCCATATCCagagaggcaggaaaagcaaCTCTGCTACCCTGGCAGACAGTCTGCAGTGGAAGTAACAGCCACTCTGACTTCTTCCACTCCTCACAGAAAGGAGGAATGGAGCTATTTCATTTTCCATGATTCtgattgaggaaaaaaaatccttaccCATTATGACAGAGTAGTCACTCCAGAGAAATACTGTCTCTTAACTAACTGGTTGTGGCACAGGTAAGTTTCTACAACACTGATTATACAGGCAATGGAAAAAGTTTCAGGTCTGTTAGTTCACAGCTTCAGTACAAGTATCAAAGTCTCTCTAGCCCAAAGATAAGCTGGATGGATAGTGAAGAGTTCATAAAAAAACACAAGGCATGAAATAACTGCTTGCTCCTACCAAGCAAGGGCTGTGCACACCCTCCAGACACTGCTCAGAGCTGTGAACATGTGCAGATTAAGCAGGGGTCCTGCACAGCCCTTGGTCCTGAGTCACTGCCATCCAGACAAGGCAAAAATCATCCCCAGAAACACACTTGACAGTATTACACTGGTTGAGAGCAACAATGCCAGCTCTTAATGTCTAGTACTTTTGTTTGAACAGCAAGTCATTGAGACCAGGCCAGAGATGACAGTCCCTGGATTGGCAGAGGAGTTCCAAGGTAGGAAGAGCAACTCATCCAAACCAAAACTGTGCCAGATCCTGCCATTATTTCATGCCCTGGAGAAAACAGTAATGAGAGATAAAAAGAGTAATCCAAACTACTGATTCAAGTGGTTCATCTCATCAAGAGTTAAATGTTTTTATCATTTATCACATCCAGGCTTCCCCTTTGATGCAAAAGAGGTTTTGTGGTTACTCTGACACCACTGGTAAGTTTCACAGCTTTGCAAAGTAGTATTAATTAACTTGTGTGCACAGTCCCACCAGTTACAGGTTTTTTCAGCAGAGACTCATTATACTCTACTGCACACATTGGAAGATTCTACACTTTCAATCCAACAAAGAGCCAAAAGCTGACTGAAGAAAAATCCAAGATACCCACATCAAATTCTCTTATGATGCTGTCTTTCATTAAAGACAACTTCTGTTCAAACAttacttgatttaaaaaaaaacccaaatattccAACTCACTGAGTTAAGTAGAATTGAAAATGTAAACCATGAGCTGTTATGGGGTTTAGCTAAGGAAAAACTTCCAGGAATCTTGGAAAGGGAAAATGTGCAAGCACATGGCAGAGGAAATACTGCACAGGTACAAGGTCAAGCTGGCAGGGGTCCAGACACTACACAGAGCACAGGTCAGAACAAACTCTCTCTGTAGTTCTGaattaatgtattaaaaactACAACAtgccaaggaaaagaaagaatggaCATGACTATTCTGTGACCCAAATGAATATTCCATGGGGATGGCAGGGAGACTCCAAAcaaaagagggaggaagggacagGCATTGTAGTCTTTACGGGAcaagagcaggcaggcagcatccTTGGCTTTGAACCAAAGAAGAGCAAGATTTAAATTTGAGATGGactttttcatttcccttcagGAACTAGAGTACTGATCTACTGTGAGTGAGTTtagagctggcagagcaggtcACCTGCTCTTCTAGCTTTGCAGTTTCCTTTAGGATACAGTCAGATTTCACTTTCAACGAGTTTCAGCACAATCTGTGTTCAGAAAGTGAAAGCAGAGgtaacagaaggagaaaaaaagtaaagttaGGACTTCACTAACCTCAGAGTTCAGATTGCTAACCAGCAGAACAGCGTTCCCTGCCCCAGTGAGGCCGGGAATGGCAATCCGTCCTGCTGCAGccgctgcagctgctgggataGCCAAAGGAGCTAGTGCTCCATGAACATTTGGAACTGACAGGCCTAGAAATTAAAGAATATTAACCAGTAAAGAAATTAACAGCACGTACTCTAGTGAATATGCTGCAccagaagggagagcagcaggccTTGGTAACATGCACATCACTCCCAATAGTGACCATGTCTGCTAAGAGCAACGGGTGCCTCCAGttctggtgctgcaggaaaCGTTGCCATTTTAACAGTACTTGCTCTTGCAGTGCCTGGTGCTTAACAGGTGCCTCACAGCACTACCTTTTTGACTACAATATTTTGCATGTTTCACAGGAAGCAGAATCAGCACAAAGCCCCAGCTCTGGTGGTGCAGGAAAGGCGTCACAAACAGTGCATTTTAAGGGTCTTTCCAACCAGTGCATGCCCAAAATGCTGTGTTCTCAAACATGCATATTACAGTCAGTACTGGATGCTAGCACCAGCTACATCTCTTCTTGAGCAGACAACAAAGTTTCATTCCTTGGCATTTCTAGGTTGCTCACAGTAACAGCTGGCATCTCACTTTATTAGCCCTTCAAAGCTTTAAGGTTTAGGAAACAATTCCTAGTAATCAATTGAACTAAATTCTTTCTCCCAGTGGCACTGCCAACTTCTCAGACAGGTCAGTAACAAAACATTAATGGTTCACCAGTTTGATCTGTGCTTGTTTGTCATAAGCAAGGAAATTCCATCAAGTTACAAGAAAGTTAACATAGCTTGCTAAactatgaaaaacaaagcaggaatTGTTTAGTCTGGCACTCCAGGGAGTGTGTTCAGTACCTAAACCCTCAGCTTTCATCTCAGACACTTGGCTACTTCTGTAAGAAGCAGCAGTTGTTAACTGCAATGAGTGGTAAACTTCACTCTATAACTCTAACAATCTATGTAATTAGGTGCATATTTAAGTATTAGCTGTACTCAAAATATTATGGAAAAATGGGCTAAGATTCCTTGCTTTTGACCACATTTGCAGCTGTCAAAGTGAGTTCCCAACCTCTGCAACCACATGAGgaaattcaaaatacaaaaaaattaatgtccTCCCCTATCTCCCccagttattttaaatactgcctTTACTGCCTCTCCCCCCTGCttctcctgttttcctcctgtcaCTGGGACATTTCCTGGCCAGTACTGCTCCAGCTGCATGCTCCCATTCCTAGCTGAGATTATGTACTGAAccacccctcccttctctgCCTAAATACCAGCATTTAGAATCTACACGACTAACCCGAACAAAAGTATCACTACTTAGCTTTAGAACATCAAGATTcttcagcaacagaaaaccTATATAAAATCTCAACTTACGAAATACAGTACCTGCAGCCTGAGGAATTGCAAAGGTAGGAGGGAAGCCAGCTCCAGCATATGGAGAAGCAGAGATTATCCCAGGGGCACCTGGAGAAGACATATACTTTATACACATACacccaaaagcaaaaaatcctcAGGACTTAACTGGAATGTCTTGATTTGTGCTTCAACATAAACATTTTGTTGAAAGCCAAACCCTAAAAtataagtaatttaaaaatgcttccaaCATAATGCTGAGCTTCAAGAAATCACAAGAACTCTTCCTCCTCTAACTGTCACTCTGAAATCTCCAGGAGATCACAGCTCCTGATCAGAACACAGACCAGGAGTAGATCCTGTAACTATTTTACCACAGCAGTTTTCCAGGTaccacttccaacccctagatGATCCCAGAGACTGCCTGTGGGCAAAACAGCAGATGGCACTAGAAACCCAGAgctgggaacctgcagcagcactCACACCAGGGGCAAGAAACTCCCACAGCAACAGGCACCCACCTCCCCATGCTCCTACTGATATTTTGCTCCAGTTTGGTTCAGCAGTTCCTGATTTTCCTCATTAGTCAcactatattaaaaaattgtgtcCAACCAAATACACTCAGACTATGTCCCCTGCCCAGCTGACAGATACAGCAGTTATTTGTCCTGCTCCCACTGAAAGAATTCTCACCAAAAGCAGCTGCCATGGTCTGATCCAGAGAGGGCTGATTATCCCCAGAAGGTAGGTCTGGCCGGGTATAATCTCTGCTCTTATCATTGTTGTATTTTACATTGAGACTTGTGAGCTTTGAGAAGTCGATGCGCAGCGTGCAGCAGGCGTTGTAGATGTTCTGTCCATCCAGAGACTGCAAGGGAACAAACCATCCTCATCCCAGCTGCATCTGCACAGAGCAAACCTCTGGAGAGAGAAGGTGCCACACCATCCCAGGCACCAGCATctctgggatgcagcagggacCACAGCTTCCTTTCACCCCCCTCAGCACTGCCCACACCAGCCatgctgctccagcttgggAATTCCCTCCCTCTGCAGGTGGGATCTGCTCCAGGGCAGTGCCTGTCTGAGCCAAATGTGACCAAAGACTCCAGCACACAAGTTGCTATTTAACACCAATGCTAGATTGAAAAAGCAAGCCTACAAGTTAAAATACCTGAAGTGTTTAGCACTGCCAGCATCCTACTCACCAGCTTGGCGTGCTGAGCACTCAGAGGGTCAGCGTATTGTAACAGGGCCTGAAACTGGTTGTTCTTTGTGAATGTGATGATTTTCAGAACTGTACCAAATTTGGAAAAAATCTGCAAGATAATATTTGCATGTCTTGTTATCTCATTTCCAGTAAGTTAATTTCACACTGATCTTCATCATTACAAGCAGAAACAACAATTGTTATCCTTTCACCTTTTTAGCTTTCCAGCTTTAGAATTTTCCCTGCTCCACAGTGGACATTGTTCAACTTGCATCATGGCATCAGACCAGAAAAACATTGGGGGGGACTGAACTCCCTCCTTAATCAAGTTTTGTTTGTTACGAATTCTTACACAGGAAGATTCACAAACACATTCAAGAACTGGAACTTTTCCAAGTATTTCAGGGATTCATAAATGCAGTCaagcttgtattttaaacatgaCGATTAAATTAAGCAACCACAGCAGATAGCAGGAACTTTCCCAACAGACTGCTGCCTAAATGCCACCTGGACACTGTTTCCTCCTACCCTTGCACAAGGACATGTAGCAGCTACTTCTGCTAAACCCTTATCAGAACTTGAAAAGCTGTCTtgaaaaactaaatatttttgttccttgcACTGTATCAGACTGTAATCCAATTAAAATGGATCAGTAATCAAATATCTGGAAATTAAAACTCCAGCCAGACTGGGACCAAAAACAGAAGAATCAAGTAGGTTTCAGGGCCTCCAGAAAGCAGAACTTAGCTGTGTTCAGAACTTGAAttgcacagagaaaaaatacacGTGGTCAGAACAGACACACTGCAGACACAGCAATTCACTCTTTGCTGCTACCCCTTCCTCCAGGACCACCTGCAAGAAGTTGTGCTGACGTGTTTTACCTGGTGCAGAACATCTAGAGTGACAGGATAGAAGAGATTCTCAACAATGATCCTCAGGACAGGGCTCTGTCCAGCCATGGCCATTCCTGCatccacagctgcagcagaggcgTTCTGAACAGAGGTcactgcctgcagagcagcctgggcacGCTGAGGAACCAAACACACTGTTAGCCCCTCCTTTCTGCTTACAAAAACACACATTCAGCTTTTCTTGAGATTTCTATCTGCAAACTACTAGCAGAACTCAACAGTTAGCAGAAGATAAAGCAATTTGGTGTTCCTAAGGCTGGGGATGCAATGACTTCAGCACATTTTCAACATGGACAATCCAGACCACCCCAGTCAGTAAGAATAatgcaaaaaaccaaactaaataaaatatgaagtacCTATGCTACTGCTAGAACCTTGCTCAGCATCTACTAATGCAGCAAAATTATTCCAttgcctagaaaaaaaaaaggaaaaactatgCTCTTCTGAGGCAAAACACCATCTCCAGAATACTACAGAAGCTGATGAGACTGAGATTAATGCACATCTGCTACTGGGACCCAGGAGTGAAAACTGACTTGGAGTTTTCCTGCAGGGTCCCCCTCATGGATAGAACACTGGTGTGCTCACTGCTGTGCACCAGATTCTGGCTCTGTTAGATGCaccaaaatgcagcatttcacCTGCACAGCATCAGGTGCTCTGATCCTAGTCAAAGTCAGCCTGAAAAGTGAGAGGAGGCAAACTGGATGTACCCTGCAACCATGCCTGATAAGGAGGGACACGTAACTTGAACTTCTCTCCAGTGTTCCTGTCCTGAAAGACTGCCAAGAGCAGCTGAGCCAAAAAAGGAACTTTTTACCCTATGCAGGGTATATCTTGCACAGCAAGTCTGGACAGCCCTAAGCCTTGTGAGCTGCTGTGGTCAGTGCTGCCTGCCTCAGGGACAGCACTTGCCAGTAACAGAACACTCTGCTGCAGACACAAGTCCTGCCTCATGAGAGCTCCATTTTATCTTTCAAACGCTAGAAACAAAACGTTCTAAAGCACATGGAGTTACCCAAGTCTTCAGACAGGTACACAGTTACAGTTTCTAACTAAGAACACTAGCTCCTCATGAGCTCACATTCACTACGCATTTTCTACCCCTGACATGAAGGCAGTTTTAGCAGCTCATTTACCAGTCTGCTGAGACTTTGGATAAAAGCAATTACAGAAGACCTTATTCCAGTAGCTAGAAGCCTCTGTTTAGCACTTTGATAGTTAAACCAGACCTCAGAATCCCCCCCAGGCTACATGAATCACAGCAGTAGCAGAGAACTGTCCATCCCTCCCACCAGTACGACAATATAAAGAACAAAGACTAACTGCTTGGTTTGGAGAGTTGTCTGTCTTAAGCTCCTTGTGGTTGGAGAACTGTATGTAGATGGGCTGGCTCCTCAGGACTGGAGTGACTGTGGTGTAGTAGTTGACCATGGTGTTGGCTGCCTCCTCTGTGTTCATCTCTATGAAAGCCTGCACAGAATCAAACCCAACACCAATGTTTACCAAAGCAGCTCACACCAGGAGACAGTATCAACACCGAGAAGCACTGTGTGACTCGTAACCTCAGGAAGAGCTTCCAGTTGAGTTGTAACTGCATTTGACTTCCACAAGTGCTTTTACATGCAAGTTCTTGCTCACAGAATTAAGAACAAACTATGTAGAACAAATCAGGATCTTCACTGTCCAGACTGACTGAACACATGTAGTGTTTCAGTCTCACCCTAAGATCTCCGCACTACATCTATTTAGGAAACTGGCAGTGACAGAAGCATCTGTAAGAACACAAGAATACAGCCATAATCCAGCCTTTTTACACAGTAAACCCACTCAGTTCTGTACCTTTATGGTCTTCTctacttcaaaacaaaaaaattgtagCAAGTCATTACATTAAGTACTTACATATAATCACACCATGCAATGCATCAGAGGCACATTTTCATATTAAGATTAAAGGCACAGTATTTTAAGTGTTGATTAAAGTTGGCTTGCTTTTTTCACTCCTTAATTTGTAGGACAATTTTAGTTACTGAATTAGTGCACACCTTCTCCATTACCCAAGAGTGTTTTAGCTTTACCCAGCTAATTTATTGTATCTGTAAAGGTGTCCTTAATATGCCAAGTTACCCTGGTGGTTACTCAATAGCCAGGCCAGCTTGAGTGAAGGCCAACTCATGTCACTGCTGTCCAAATAATTTACCCAGCCTGTAATTTAAAAACCAGGCATAATGCTAATTATAAGTGACAACCTGTAATTATGGACTTTGCTCCTCGTAGAGcctgaaaatagtattttctacAGCTCATGGGATaatcatggaaaaataaagtaatagcATGGAGAGCTTATTGACTCCTCATACATGAGAGTTGTTTGAACAACATGGATCTCATTTACTGATGACAAACTCATCAAGCCTTTGACATAATCCCTGCTTTCAATTATGGAGACAATACctggttttttcctttcaacatTAGGAGATTGGTGACCTTGCCAAAAGGTAGGCCCAAAGAAATGACCTCTGCCTCCGTGACGTCGCTGGGGAGCTTCCGCACGTGGATCACTCGGGAGGGGACCCCAGCGCTTCTACTGTCGCCTTTGAACTTTTTGCTGTCGTTTCCATTAGCTGGAGAAAGCAAGAGCTCCTGCTTATTAGAGCTTGAAAGAATATGCACACACAACTTTTGACAGTTTGTACCCCCCATCCAGTTATTGCTCTCTTTGACAGAGAAATTCCATACTCTAATTTAAGCAGTCTAAAGACACATGGTTttactaatttatttctttttcaaattacaCGATGCGGTGACGTAGTTGGATGCCACTGCAATGGGATCAGCTCTCCAGGGGCCATTTCACAGCTTGTTTACAGCACACACCCACCCAGGGCTCTGCTTTGTGTGGGTCTGAGCCACTAATTCTAGCTTGCTGCGTCCCTCCTTTTCACTTTGATTGGCATTCTTGGCAATTAGGCAGTTTGAAGGGGACATCCTAAAGCAAGGGATATTAAAACAAGCATGAACCCAAGCATAACAGATCAGCTGCAAGACACCTGCAGCAAAGCACCTCAAAGATGTGATCTGAGAGGGCACAGACAGAACACAAGCAGACTCAAAGGACAGCTCAGAGTAAGACAATTCAAGGCTCTGACAAGCACCAAGGGCAAAATTCTGGACTGAGCCCCCAAGGATACTGTCTTGGGTGGGATTACCAACCTCTAGATGGTGCGAGACTCCCACATAGCAGCAAACTACCACATATAGCCAAAATAACCCATTAAATTCAACGCGCTTTAAGTATGACAGTTCATAGCAAGACCTGCATGTTCTAACCCTGTGAAATAATTGTAACAACTGCCCTGCAACAATTTTATTCAGTCTACAATCTTTCTAAGGGCAAAGGGCAGATGTTTATTAGCATTCAGTATATCCTACAAATGGCCtaataaatactaaaaatgaGGATATCTAAAAATTAAGACTACGTGGGGACAAACCCCCTCCTCATGGTATCTGCAGTAGTTATAAACTGCTATTCTTTTTTATAGGCAATGTTACCTGCAGAAGAGTTGCCGCTCATGATAAAGGGTCCGTTAGTGAcacaagcagagaaaagctCGTCAGATCCCCGCTGGAAAAGAAGAGACACCAGGTAAACTGACAGCATTCTTACTGAACTCTCTTCAGGTACTCCTAGAGCAGAACAATTGAGATTAAGCTGTAGAGAAGCTGACCAGAAGTAAGTGAAAATATATTGACAGTGGGCAGTGAACCTCACCttcataaattaaatataagcaAGATCTAATTTAGTAACTGAGTAGCACTATGCAATATCTCTTTTCAGCTAAGCATTAGGAATCTTAGGAGTTGAAGCATTGCTGAATTGTCAGAAGTCACTAAAATGTAGTGTTGGGCCTCCTGCTGTATCTagcaaaacagatttctgaCTACTTGTATTGGACAAAATCTTCATTCTTTCAAGTTAAGCTAGAAGTGTATCTGACCAGgaagagcaaaacaaacagGCCTGCTGGCATTCCTCAAAAGGACAGAGATTATTTTACTGTGGGCTAGCAGGAGTAAAGAAGTCTTAAGCACAGGGTAAGTTATCAGAAGCTGGCCAAAACTGTTAGTATACAACTTGGCAACTAGGAATCAATGATGTGTATTTTCCAGGTACAAGCAGAAGATGCAACCTGAAGAAACAGAGactggaaagaaattaatctcTTCCCCTCCCTACCCCAAAAAAGGTAGATGAGGAAAGTAAAGCTACTAGCaaaaaaaagtagcttttacattttaaatcagaaatagGTCCACATATAATAATTTTGATTCTAGTACAAATTGTCTGATCACTAGTGTATCGTCTTGTAGCCACAATCcccagaacagcagcaacagctttGAGGACACCAGCACCATAGAGTCCAGAGACAGTTCAGCATTCTGAGCAGAGAAACCCAAGTACAGGGGGCACAGGACCTCCAACCCCATCCTCCTCCACTGCCTTCACTGGGAGCTGTTCTACATAAAGCCAACAAGGTTGCTTGCAGAACAAGCTAAGCAGCACAGCATACCCCAACAccttgatttttctctcttacttcAGCACTGGAGGGACAAAATATTTGACAGAAAATTCCAAAAACGGTTCCTATGAGAATCAGACTACCTAAACAAACTGGTAttgcagaattttatttattctaggCTTTTTAGCAGCTGTAAGTGTAATTCCATCTATTCACAGAAAGTGTTTGGCTTGCAGGAGCCTGGCACTTTTCCCCCATTCCCTGCaacgaaaaaaaaaagcaaaacagaaaccaaCTGAACTAATTTCTGTACAATGTATGTGCTCCAGCTCCTTACAGCACTCCCTATAAAGTCACCCAAATTACCTCAACTGACCAAGAAACAAGACTACAAATTACTTCTTAGCACAATCTATACTTACATACATAACACAGCTTAAAATCAGTACATCTTATCTGCAGTTAAGTTACATAGAAGGCCTCAAACCCCACTGCAAACTGCGCGCAAACGTAACAAAAATGTGAAACATAAAAGCACTTCCTCAGCACTTTCTGAGTTACTCTTACACAGAAATGCCACACTAAAAGTCTTTCATTAGGAGAACAGAGCTCATCCCTGCATTGGCTAACTCGCCCCCCCTCTCGATGGAAACGTACCCTGTTCCACACCGTGGCCACCAGAAACTCTATCTTCCACCATGCCCTATATCTGGTGGCACCTGCAGAAACAGTATCTGCAGGACAACAAAAGCTCTGCTCACTTCCCC
Coding sequences within:
- the PTBP1 gene encoding polypyrimidine tract-binding protein 1 isoform X3; the encoded protein is MSGNSSAANGNDSKKFKGDSRSAGVPSRVIHVRKLPSDVTEAEVISLGLPFGKVTNLLMLKGKNQAFIEMNTEEAANTMVNYYTTVTPVLRSQPIYIQFSNHKELKTDNSPNQARAQAALQAVTSVQNASAAAVDAGMAMAGQSPVLRIIVENLFYPVTLDVLHQIFSKFGTVLKIITFTKNNQFQALLQYADPLSAQHAKLSLDGQNIYNACCTLRIDFSKLTSLNVKYNNDKSRDYTRPDLPSGDNQPSLDQTMAAAFGAPGIISASPYAGAGFPPTFAIPQAAGLSVPNVHGALAPLAIPAAAAAAAGRIAIPGLTGAGNAVLLVSNLNSERVTPQCLFILFGVYGDVQRVKILFNKKENALVQMADGNQAQLAMSHLNGQKLLGKPIRITLSKHQTVQLPREGQEDQGLTKDYGNSPLHRFKKPGSKNFQNIFPPSATLHLSNIPPSISEEDLKMLFSSNGGMVKGFKFFQKDRKMALIQMGSVEEAIQSLVDLHNHDLGENHHLRVSFSKSTI
- the PTBP1 gene encoding polypyrimidine tract-binding protein 1 isoform X2 — translated: MDGIVQDITVGTKRGSDELFSACVTNGPFIMSGNSSAANGNDSKKFKGDSRSAGVPSRVIHVRKLPSDVTEAEVISLGLPFGKVTNLLMLKGKNQAFIEMNTEEAANTMVNYYTTVTPVLRSQPIYIQFSNHKELKTDNSPNQARAQAALQAVTSVQNASAAAVDAGMAMAGQSPVLRIIVENLFYPVTLDVLHQIFSKFGTVLKIITFTKNNQFQALLQYADPLSAQHAKLSLDGQNIYNACCTLRIDFSKLTSLNVKYNNDKSRDYTRPDLPSGDNQPSLDQTMAAAFGAPGIISASPYAGAGFPPTFAIPQAAGLSVPNVHGALAPLAIPAAAAAAAGRIAIPGLTGAGNAVLLVSNLNSERVTPQCLFILFGVYGDVQRVKILFNKKENALVQMADGNQAQLAMSHLNGQKLLGKPIRITLSKHQTVQLPREGQEDQGLTKDYGNSPLHRFKKPGSKNFQNIFPPSATLHLSNIPPSISEEDLKMLFSSNGGMVKGFKFFQKDRKMALIQMGSVEEAIQSLVDLHNHDLGENHHLRVSFSKSTI
- the PTBP1 gene encoding polypyrimidine tract-binding protein 1 isoform X1; translated protein: MDGIVQDITVGTKGCELQNLKNCLGRSAAQLGPPHGGRRIKKRGSDELFSACVTNGPFIMSGNSSAANGNDSKKFKGDSRSAGVPSRVIHVRKLPSDVTEAEVISLGLPFGKVTNLLMLKGKNQAFIEMNTEEAANTMVNYYTTVTPVLRSQPIYIQFSNHKELKTDNSPNQARAQAALQAVTSVQNASAAAVDAGMAMAGQSPVLRIIVENLFYPVTLDVLHQIFSKFGTVLKIITFTKNNQFQALLQYADPLSAQHAKLSLDGQNIYNACCTLRIDFSKLTSLNVKYNNDKSRDYTRPDLPSGDNQPSLDQTMAAAFGAPGIISASPYAGAGFPPTFAIPQAAGLSVPNVHGALAPLAIPAAAAAAAGRIAIPGLTGAGNAVLLVSNLNSERVTPQCLFILFGVYGDVQRVKILFNKKENALVQMADGNQAQLAMSHLNGQKLLGKPIRITLSKHQTVQLPREGQEDQGLTKDYGNSPLHRFKKPGSKNFQNIFPPSATLHLSNIPPSISEEDLKMLFSSNGGMVKGFKFFQKDRKMALIQMGSVEEAIQSLVDLHNHDLGENHHLRVSFSKSTI